The genomic stretch CCTGCTGGACCAGACAGACTAATTTGCTAGGGCAAAGAAGCAGGACCATGTGGAGACCTCTCTGCACTTACACACTCAGTTAAGCAGTTAATCTGCCAGCAGGATAGGTGCCAGAGCCTTTAAAACTAAAATCAgagatgctatttttttttaaaaactgtgacAATAAAGTTTATTATGTTAatatcattaaaaatattataaaatagtaaaatattCTGCTTGGCAGAAAAATCATGCCAGGGTTTTAAAACCCCAGGTTTGTGCAAACAGTTTTTGTAAACATAAGAAGTCAAGTGTTGAGGTTCCATCACAAAATACAGTAAACTGCTACAAAAATAAGTTTGCTCACTGTCAAACATAATTAAAAACCCAGGAAGATGGATTTTGTTACACATGTCTAATGTGTCCCTATACAGTTAATGCTGCGCTTATATCTGAAATGGAAAGGATTTCAGATAGTCCTTTAAAACGGGATTCAGTGGGATCTGATTTAAGTTCTCTCTTCCAAAAGTCTTCACGATGCTTTTCCggcagagctcctgcagtggctgcaccCGGACCTTGCGAAGGGGGGTAACCAGTACCTTCCTCGGGGAGCTTAGGTAATGTTCCAGCAGCTTAAAAAGACAGTCAAAAGTCTCTTTGCTGCCATCCAGGCTGAAACGCCCAGTCTGGAAGTTAATCCGGATACTGGTGGGCCCAGTTGCAGTCTTAACACTGATGGCAAAGAAGCAATTCTTTTGTGTGCTGTCCCTGATGAGGAAGGTGCCCTCGGGCTCAGACTTCAGCTTCTCGTGGGCAGCACTGACAGTCAGAGGCCCCCAGTAGAAGCCACAGGCATCCAGCAGGCTGCTGGCTCGAGTGATGCTACTGAAATCCGCCTGGGAGCGAAAGGTTCGGAAGTGCGTGttgccctgtgcctgcagagtgCCGGGCCGGCCGGGGCCCTGGAAGCCTCGTGCCTGTGAGCGATCCCGTGCCGGAGGGTCAAGAAGCCGTCGTGGGTCTGCTCCAAGACCATTATCTGCTGACACCTTGCTGTGCGCTACCATCCTACAGCCGAGAGCAGCGGATGCGGTCTTCCATAGCGTCAGCGGCTACGGCAGGGAGTCCTTCCAGCAGCTACTCTGAAATGCCAAGGAGAGACACCACGTGAGATCGATCCCCAGGGACAGGCGGCGGCAATCGCTGAATGAGCGACTCTTCCATTGATACACCTCCCCccattataaaataattaaatattcattttccaGTTTACACCAGGCAAACAACTGCTCTCTTTTGGACAGGATTAGCAGCCTATCACTATGACAAACTCCAAAGctacaaaaatatttagcaaGGATCATTAACAGCTACAGAAGATAAGTTTCCCTGCTATGAGCCCTTTTAGGGCCTAGCAACTCAAATGACTTGTCAATGAGAAGTCATCTCATGGACACCTTCTCCCATTCTCaagtttttaaagaacaaatcAACAAGGTTTTAGAACtgaattacctttttttctgccttcccaACTATAATGTCAGAACTCAGCACACAATGTTGTTATTTGGTGCATGCATTgtgtgaaaaagagaaagaggatGAAGGCTGTGTTCCCAGATAATTGGGGAAGAGAGTGAGGTGAGGTTCCATAGTACGACTGAAGTGTAACTTGGAGGGGCAGCCTGTAACATGGTCAATTTACACAGTAATCCTAAAacttctttcctctctcctgttAACCTGAGGCTCAGCCATAAAAGGCCATTTCCATTCTCCCAAGTTTCCCTTGGGACGGCAATGCTACAACCTACTAGCTTATACAAATCAACCTCTGTGAACCCTTAAAGCATTACTCCGcagtctctctctcttttttgtaTCACATGCACTCTAAGTGGCCCAATCTAAATTGCTTCCTATTGATATATCTTTCAACATGAGGGACTAAATTCATCCCTCGTATTACTTCAAAGGAATTAGCAGTGCTGCACCAGGAATGAGTTTGGCCTGAAATGTCTGCCTCTGACAGTGTGGTTCAATACATCTCCGCTGGTTGCCTTGACCTTACTGGCAAGCATAGATTTTAGGATTTATCCCTATAGTCAGATATagatctgcagcagcagcttgttGAGAAACCTTGAAGGATTCTCAGAAATGAATCCCTCAGCCGTCTCACAGTTCAGGGTAACATGCTAATGAGAATTTCTAAGAAAGTGTGCCGCTGGATTCCTGTCTGTGCTAATTTAACAACTTGATGTTTAGTTTCATTTAAGTCATATTAATTCCTCAAGCACCTACGAGGGTTATAAAATCCTTAAGCTGGTAAGTAACAGGCTGAAAGTAGCATTGGGCTTGCTTTGCACAGCAGACGGAAACTGATGCCAGTTTTTCCAATTACTAAGCCAGGATTATCGCTCAGTATTTAAAGTTCAAAATTCAGTTTCAGGACACCCTGGGGAGAAATAAGCACTAAGCCCGCGATCTAAAAATCAAAGGCCTCCCTAGCAGAAGCCGTAGGGAGCCAAGCGAGAGTTCGCAGTGCCTTTCCAAAGCGCAGAGAGCAAACAGGGGACACGCCAGTCTTCGGAGCCCgaaagccagggcagggatctGGGACAAGGGTGCCACGACTGCGGCGGAGCGGAGACTTCCGCGGGGTCCggggcccggccctgcccggcgggtcccggcggcggcgcggccgaGCGGGCACTgcgggcccggggctgccccggctCCCACCGCCAGCGCGGGGCCCTGCAACCCCCGCTGCGTGTTCCCTTTAGTGCTTGTCCCACTGTTTTACACCAGGCACAACAGGTCTGTGAGAGCACGGACACTGAGCCAAAAAGGGAgtgaaaaatgtattaaaaaataaaaagaaaattaaagggCAAAGACTCCCGAAGCCACCACGCTCTTGGCACATCTGGCAGGACTCCTCCGAAAATCTGAGCTCATCGGGCTGAGGCGCCCGAGCCCTCTCGGTGCACGTCGCTGTTGGCGCGGTCCCCCCGGGGCAGACACTCTCCCTTACCTCGGGGTGCCGCGGGTGGGGGGCGTCCGCGGAGCGCAGCACACGCTGCCAGTTCCAGTCCTGCTGCTAGTCCAGGTCCTGGCCCCGGGGGCCGGCCGAGCATCCTCCGGCGGGGGCCCTGCCTGGCGCCGCGGCGAGCCGGGGCtgccgcggggcgggcgggcgagCAGCACCTCCAGGGCTCCCGGCCTTTCCAGCGCACTGTGGCGGCGCATCGGGCCCGGCTTTTTATTTAACGCGGAGCTCGGTTCGGCTCCTCCCCGCCTTCTCGGAAACCATGCGGCCTTCACTTTCGCTTTCCAGTGTGTGGCCCTGAGCGCCGCCTCTGGAGAAAGCCCCATGGGCTCCCTGCACCGCCACTGGGGATGCTCTTCAACCTTTCTTCTTCTATCCGAGTACGTCTGGGTTTAaactttggtggtttttttttgttttgttttgttttgttttgttttttttttgtcggACAGCCCCGTTGGAGCAGGCGGTGGCCGCGGGCAGGGTCGAGAGGTGCTGCGGGGGAAATCCGAGCACGGAAGCGCTCTGAGGCCTCAGGGAGGCCAGGGGACACTCGAGGTAGGTGATGGATGAGGCTCTGATGGCAGCTGCCTCAAAacgggaggggaggggggaaatgggaagaaaagcaagcaagcaacCACTGTGAGGAGGTTTAACGTGAAAATAGCTGCTCTCCTCAGGGCTAACAGGTCAGCATGGATAGAGGAGGTAAGAGGACTTAATATATAACTTAAATGTTAAAGAAAGGACAAAATATTAGACCAATAATCTCGAAGTGCAAAAAACATTCAGAGAAGCTTATGATTCTTACACTGAGAAGACTATGCTACACTGGGGTTTGAGTTCTTAAAGCAGAATTTCCCTGGGGTTTTCTCCAGAGTAATCAGAATTAAAAGTAGCTGTTCAAATCCCAGCTGTATTTATAACCTTGCCCACAGCCAGTGCGGGAGGCTTAGAATGCTCTCCTGCTCACCCAGAAGGAGATTTGAAACCTCAAATACCACACCAGTGTCTTATGTGCTCCCTTAGGCAGGCCCAGTAAAGTGTGTTTTCTTCCAAACAGGATGTTTCTTAAATAACCACCACCTTTTAAAGGCCAAGAAGTTTCCCTGTAGTTAACATGATGTTTTGTGACAATGCAAAGGAATTGTCTCTGTCAAGTGATTaaggggagaggggctggcaaTGCCTTGTTAGTTGTCCTTTGGGATGAAGTTGAGGGGAATGTATTTCTTACCATGAGACTAAATATTCTTTTCAAAATCCAGTGTGATCACAGACGGACTTAACCTGATGGCAATACAGCACCTTACAGTGATGTGCAGCCAGTGTACAATGGGTGAATCTTGACATTTCTGACGATGTTTTAGCCACCAAAATTTACTGCTTATGTTGTCATGCAGGAGAATAGTTGTCATGAATTTGGAGAAGCAGTATGCCATTAATTTTAAGACCTTGCACAGAGATTCACTTTATGCTCAGACTCCTCTCTCAAGTTTTGAGCAACAGAGCTTTAGTCAAGGTTTGGCATAAGCTGCTGGGGGAAGCTCATTTGCTTTACTGTGTAAAGCAAAGGCATGAAGGACTGGTGGAACTGAAACTTCCCTTAGAATTTGAACATGCAATATTGCCACTCTTTGGCACAGCGTGCTCCATGCAGGAGTAGATTCCATGGCTGTTTtggatgtggcactgctggtgttCACACAGAGGTAGCACAGCCAGGCCTTGCCCTTACCAGCTTAAAGTCTACTTAGGCAAGACAAagtccccttcctcccccccaCTCTTCAAAGAAAAGGGTTTTGAAGTGCTTAACTCTGTCAAGATAAGGCAAATCAGAACCAAAAGTTCAGCTCGGAGCCTCTTaactcctcccccagcccccgggGCGCCCAGCGAGCTCcctccttgctgctgcagccttgtCCTGCCGCCTGTGGCTTTTGGGGCAGAGCACTTCACAGCTGTAATGCAGCACAGTGGGGAGCGCGTTTCTCACATGAGACAGAGTTGGCTGAAGGATGCTGTCGATGTGCCAGGAAAGCTGTTTCACTctcatgtaatttttaattttgtaagaTCACAGGGGAAAGAAAGATCCTGCAGGTGCACATGCAGTCTGTCTGCCATGGACTGAGTAGTGCAGCTGACAAAGTGTCCATCCAATAAGTAGTGTTCACTGAGCAGGAATGTGGTAATAATATTCAGTTGCAAAGCTTCAGAGCTTGGCAAGGCTCGAATGGGTAGGTGAACTCCCAGTCACAGAGGAGAGTGGAGTGAACCTGCCAGCTTGGACAGCAGAAGCCAAGAGTGTCAGGCTGCTGCTTATGGAGTTTGACACCATCCCCACGTCAACCACAGTGAGAATGGTCCAGGGAGCTCCACGAAGTGCCTTAGAAAGGCTTGCCCAGGAGAAATGGGCTTCAGCTGTAGTGTGTGAAGGAGATTTGCACAGTGAGTGAAGTTTCTGTGACAGGAGTTGAGGGTTTAGATGTGAGAGTCCCACAAGTTGAGCTTTCTTGGGAAATCTTCAGTGTTACCCACTCATGCTTTGGTTTTGCAACTCTCCATTCCCATCCTCCCGTTTCCTTTCCTGCATCCTCTCCCTCGCCTCAGCAGTGTGCGCCTCGGGAGCAGCTCCGGCCAGCAGGATCCCACAGGTCACTGCACCCAGCAGAGGGCACTGCAGAAAGGGgaacagagcacagctgctgcacagagcacacgggGAAGGACTGAAGGTGAAAACACTGCTGCCAGTCCAGGTGATTCTGACCCGTGCTCTGGCAGCTTAAGGAGCACTTGCTGCTTTTTTCAAGGTGAATTAGAGTCTACTTGGTAAGTAAAGCCTTCCATGTGAAATGCCTATTTTTCTCCATGTGGAGAAACAAACTGTGTTTCCTTCCCTGCTGATGGtctcaggaaagaaaagcaaaatctggAGAGAAAATTATTGGGAGACATTACTccatcttcctttctcccttgTTTCTAGAGAAGGAAAGTAAATGCTTTTGCTCTGAAGGTTCATATCAGTAAAACTCCAAAAGTTAGGATAAAGAACAAACTCAGCTTTAGTTAAAAATGAAAGTCCTTAGCCCTATTTTGTAAACATTGtttgaaaaatatcagaaaattcACAGGAATTGCTGGGCATTTGTGCAGCAGGAGCATGGCTTACTGGCTAGAAACAGGACAAAGGTGACAGGGAATCTGTTTTGAAAGCACTAGGGATGCCAGGTAAGGTCTACCAGGAGgcagcaagagaaaaaacatggctctgaagatggtTTTATACTCCCACCTGGAGAATACTGTTTCTGTTGGGGATACGTGAGACATTTGCCTGTTGGTTAGTTTTCCAAACCCCACACTCTTAGCCCAGCTAACAGGAGAATAATGCAGGCAGATCTTCCTCTAGTTGTGCTCCAAGCCTTTCTTCACCCTCTGAAACCACCAGGAGGGATGAGGTTGTGATACTATGTGGGGTATTCCCCAGTATTAATTCCATTATGGGACATTCCACACCCTGCTGAATTCATCCCCACTGCAGGGATAgtcctccaggaaaaaaaaaaaaaacctcagaaaaccTGAAAGGCTTAGGAAATCAGCAGGCACTCCATATTTTAGCTTTTTCCTAGCTTTTGAGAATAGAAGCAGACATTGATTCTGTTGTGAATCTGGATTAATGGACAGGCTACTGTGTCTGTGGGACAGCATGTTGTTTAGAGTTTGGTACAGGAAGTGGGTGATCAGTGTGGGAATTAATACAGAATTGCTGTTTTGCAAAAGTGGTTCAGTAAATAGAGTCATATTTGACTATTAGTCTTTTGAGGTTAGAGCCTCTTCTGTGCTGATACTGTACATGATAGCTCTTACATGAATGTGCTCAGTATCTAAACTGATCAAATCACCAACATCATCTTTAGAAAAGGGGAACTGAAGCACCAAGAGATTCAGTGATTTGCTTGAAGTCAGAGAGTGAGATAGTCTGCAGAAGGGCTAGGAATGGAACATAATTCAGGTCTTCACAGCCCTATACTAGAAACTTAACCACAATACCATCCTTCCTGTTTtagtgggttttgttttcttctccagaatctgaattttcatttaaaCGAAACCCTTGAAATCGGAATTCTTTGATTTTGCAAGTAAATTAGACACCACACTGTCTCTGAGTCTGCTTTCAGATGCAGTGaaaccagcagcactgagccagGTGTGAACCTGTCACCCACTTTGATGAAGTGTTTGGGTTAGAGTTTGATGCATTTAAACAGGATGTGTCCAGGAGATGCAGCCATTGTGACATTGCCTCACACAGCTCCATTCCCATACTACCCAATCAATCATTTTCTAAGAGGTAATAAAGTGGGCCTGATGAACACAGCCCATCTTCTTATCCTTTCAGTCAACCCTTCCAGGTAAAACAGCTACAGCTGTGACTCACTTTACACTGGTATTAGTTATCATGCTGGGTATCACTGAAGAACAATGTGTGTCGGGCCAGGCTGTCAGTGACAGCAAATTTGTCATTATACCaagaacaaaatacattttgaggaTGTCACCAATTTGTTATCAAGCCTTGATAAGCATCTACCTAGACAAGGGCAAGCCAGTTGGTACAGCAATAATTAATTCTGTCTGAACTGGAATTTGTGCTGTTCTGCAAAGAATGTCCAAGTCAGATCCCATCCATATGGGATGGATGAGAGGAATTAGTGGTTTTGTCTTCTGAAAAGGATATGCACATGTGTGCTGGCTAGAATGGAGAATTGTGAGGTTTGGAAGTTAAGCAAATTAAGTTTAATAGTGGACTAAGGCTGAGTAACAGCTGAGCCTCTCTGTCCCTTAAGTTCCTTTGAATAGTCCATGTTGTCtgaagtatttcactgtaagaGATTTAACTGCTATTTTTCAAATAATCAATAAATAGACTGACTGAGGCTATGAGAAAAGCTTCTTTCTCAGCTGGCTATTCTGGAAttgtttattttgaattatGTTAATTACTTTCTCTGGGTAGTTAATGCTGGTTTCCTTGAGCCCAGACTAAATGGATCCTGTCTGATGTTCAGTGGAAGTTCCTTGTTGATATTAACTAAGTCAAATCAAGATTCACATTAGTCTCATGAATTCAAATGCTGAGCACTTAACCACATGAAAATGTGGTTTGGTCTTTCTGCATTTCAGTAGTTCTTTCTTCGTAATTAGTtgagtggggggaaaaaaagggaaaagtctCAAATTGTTGGTAAAAATATTGTGAAAGGGCATATTGTGATGTTTTTTTCATCCAAATGACAAATTTGTCTTGCTGGATtgtgtgtgagtgtgtctgTATGTGCATAGTCCACAACTGTTGAAGGAACTTTGGATCCCTAAATATAATGTTGGTGCTAATTGAAGAGGTAGCAGGGTGCTGTTCAGGGGAACTGCAGCAATAAATACTGGGCTGGAGacattaaagcagaaaaatatgaagCTAGTTTGGCTTGCAGATACATCTGCTGGACTACAGAGCTTTCAGTGCTGGCTAGAGgagcacattttatttttgggcATAATCAACGCATGGGGAGATTTTTATGGTTGGGCTGAGGTAAAGGAAATGATTCAAGTGTTCCCTCATCTTTGATTCTTAGTCCACagaaattgaagaaaattaattcttagTATAGTCAAATGGATCCAAATCTCAGTTCCATTTCTTTGAATGTAGAGAGATTCTACAGTccaaattaaaaggaaaaaagtggtCTTGTTCTTCAAGTGAATAAAGACTGTTGTGGTGCTGTTACAGGAGGTAGAATTAGCACACTGGAAATTGAGAAATGAGAAGGTGATGGCAAAGCAGTGTTTTGCAGCATCTCAGCCAGATCCAGGTAGGCAACTCACTGAGGCCCTTTCAGATGATTTGGTTGGATTTGGAAAACTTGAAGCCATCAAGCCTGGATGACTAAATCTGAATAAATCACTGTTGATACTTAGAGAATAGATCTTCCATGGGCATGATATGCTGACCTCTGTATTCCTACTGTGATTGTAATCTACCTTCATTGACAGATCTTTTTTCACAGTTGCAGTCAATTCCCAAATCATAAACCACCAAACTCTTCTGATGATGGAATACATTTGGTTCTTCAGTATCTAATAAGTCCAAtaccaaacaaacagaaactaCTGAATGTGCACCTTTTATTCTACTGTACAGACTGGTCCAATATAGATTTTATTATTGGCTTATGCTCTTCAAAGTATTGAGGAATTATCCACATTTCTGTTCCTCCTCTGTCCCTGGAGAAAGGATAAGTCCTGATAGGTGGGTCAGTAGTTTTC from Haemorhous mexicanus isolate bHaeMex1 chromosome 17, bHaeMex1.pri, whole genome shotgun sequence encodes the following:
- the SOCS1 gene encoding suppressor of cytokine signaling 1 — encoded protein: MVAHSKVSADNGLGADPRRLLDPPARDRSQARGFQGPGRPGTLQAQGNTHFRTFRSQADFSSITRASSLLDACGFYWGPLTVSAAHEKLKSEPEGTFLIRDSTQKNCFFAISVKTATGPTSIRINFQTGRFSLDGSKETFDCLFKLLEHYLSSPRKVLVTPLRKVRVQPLQELCRKSIVKTFGRENLNQIPLNPVLKDYLKSFPFQI